In the genome of Cryptomeria japonica chromosome 8, Sugi_1.0, whole genome shotgun sequence, one region contains:
- the LOC131857989 gene encoding NF-X1-type zinc finger protein NFXL1-like, producing MEMGASTEDVKITNNSGRQNSYGNNGRRAWIPRGRGNHNQNPNPNTNGRRVWTPRGRGRASKCGHNSSAHDLVLPMNDRKHPSQSVHHKRSEMEDLGLMNRSNSQDWRYHAPSSEVNARPLLKQESEEVIHLERSNVPNLVQEIERKLQQSKVECMICYEMVGKSAAIWSCNSCYALFHLHCIRKWARAPTSRDLSAGQSQRSNWRCPGCQSVQYSRPEDLQYYCFCGKMQNPYNDFYLTPHSCGEPCGKSLDKGKEMSRCPHTCTLLCHPGPCPPCTAMAAPQPCPCGKKTITRRCSDQKSAESCGQVCEQLLTCGRHLCDKICHEGPCGSCTILINASCFCGKKENMMLCGDLEFHGELEWKSGVYACENLCMKMLSCQKHNCSLGCHPGECKECDLLPEKLKTCPCGKTQILNQRKSCLDPVPTCSEVCEKLLPCGKHKCINSCHQGICPPCLVSVDHKCRCGSSSRKVSCWKTTSVTEDNKEFLCEKVCGQKKNCGRHRCNEKCCPLSHRGRSDIQTGDWDPHLCLMPCGKKMRCGQHYCQELCHSGYCPPCLETNFTDLSCACGKTSIPPPVPCGTPIPSCAYPCSIPQPCGHSATHNCHLGECPPCTASAAKKCVGSHVILRNVLCGSREIRCNKLCGKTRQCGMHACTRTCHIPPCDTVSMESSSSKARISCGQTCGATRRDCKHTCISLCHPSRPCPDTRCTFPVTITCSCGRMTAKVPCHAGGNNIRADPVFEASIYHKLPAPLQPTESHLTRVPMGQRKLACDDECAKLERKKTLANAFDISTTVDVQEVNGKTSEMLADLIRREPQWVSDVEDRFKYLVLGRTKINTNGIRVHIFNAVPKEKRDILKLLAGRWNLSVFWAGWEPRRFLIVQVTQKSRAPARNLLLNGPLQTTGQVQPPIFNSLVDMDPRLVFALFGLPRETDVSVSSLILRFGGECELVWLNDKNALAIFTDMTRAATAMRRVAHATAYQGAVNQTSTPIG from the coding sequence ATGGAAATGGGTGCTAGCACAGAGGATGTAAAAATAACCAATAACAGTGGTAGGCAAAATTCGTATGGAAACAATGGGCGCAGGGCATGGATTCCTAGAGGTAGAGGAAACCATaatcaaaaccctaaccctaacaccaaTGGGCGCAGGGTTTGGACtcctagaggtagaggtagagCATCCAAGTGTGGACATAATTCATCAGCTCATGATTTAGTGCTCCCCATGAATGACAGAAAGCATCCTTCACAATCTGTACACCATAAGAGATCAGAAATGGAGGATCTTGGACTTATGAACAGGAGTAATAGCCAGGATTGGAGGTATCACGCTCCATCGTCAGAGGTTAATGCTCGGCCACTTTTGAAGCAGGAAAGTGAGGAGGTTATTCATTTGGAGAGATCAAACGTGCCAAATCTTGTGCAGGAGATTGAACGGAAGCTTCAACAAAGCAAGGTGGAATGCATGATTTGCTATGAGATGGTGGGAAAATCAGCGGCAATATGGTCTTGTAATAGCTGCTATGCACTCTTTCACCTACATTGCATAAGGAAGTGGGCACGAGCTCCAACTTCCAGAGATTTGTCTGCTGGGCAAAGTCAGAGATCGAATTGGAGATGCCCAGGTTGTCAATCAGTGCAGTATTCAAGACCAGAGGATCTTCAGTATTATTGTTTCTGCGGAAAAATGCAAAACCCATACAATGATTTCTATCTGACTCCACACTCATGTGGAGAGCCATGTGGAAAATCACTTGATAAAGGGAAGGAAATGTCTCGTTGCCCTCATACTTGCACACTCCTATGTCATCCAGGCCCTTGTCCTCCTTGCACAGCAATGGCTGCACCTCAGCCATGCCCATGTGGTAAAAAAACAATTACAAGAAGATGTTCCGATCAGAAATCAGCTGAATCATGTGGACAAGTGTGCGAGCAGCTTCTTACCTGTGGTCGACATCTTTGTGATAAAATATGCCATGAGGGTCCTTGTGGTTCATGCACTATTTTAATAAATGCCTCATGCTTTTGTGGGAAAAAAGAGAACATGATGCTTTGCGGGGACCTGGAGTTCCATGGAGAATTAGAGTGGAAAAGTGGTGTGTATGCATGTGAGAATCTTTGTATGAAGATGCTCTCGTGTCAAAAGCACAATTGCAGCTTGGGATGTCATCCAGGAGAATGCAAAGAATGTGATTTATTACCTGAGAAGTTAAAAACGTGCCCCTGTGGTAAAACACAAATACTAAATCAAAGGAAGAGTTGCCTGGATCCTGTGCCAACATGCTCAGAAGTATGTGAAAAGCTTCTTCCTTGTGGGAAACACAAGTGCATAAATTCTTGTCACCAGGGCATCTGCCCTCCTTGTCTGGTTTCTGTGGATCACAAATGTCGATGTGGATCTTCTTCCAGAAAAGTCAGTTGTTGGAAAACAACATCAGTCACAGAGGACAACAAAGAATTTTTGTGTGAAAAGGTTTGTGGACAGAAGAAAAACTGTGGTAGACACAGATGCAATGAAAAATGCTGCCCTCTGTCACATCGAGGTCGGTCTGATATTCAAACAGGTGACTGGGATCCACATTTATGTCTTATGCCATGTGGGAAAAAGATGAGATGTGGTCAACATTACTGCCAGGAACTTTGCCATAGTGGCTACTGCCCCCCATGTCTTGAAACTAATTTTACTGATCTCTCTTGTGCATGTGGGAAGACATCAATTCCTCCTCCAGTACCATGTGGAACACCTATTCCTTCATGTGCATATCCTTGCTCCATTCCTCAGCCATGTGGACATTCTGCAACTCATAATTGCCATCTTGGAGAGTGCCCTCCTTGCACAGCGAGTGCTGCAAAAAAATGTGTAGGAAGTCATGTAATCCTTAGAAATGTTCTATGTGGTTCACGAGAAATAAGATGCAATAAGCTTTGTGGGAAAACAAGGCAATGTGGAATGCATGCTTGTACTAGGACATGCCATATACCACCCTGTGACACAGTTTCCATGGAAAGTTCATCATCTAAAGCCAGAATCTCATGTGGGCAAACTTGTGGAGCTACTCGTAGAGATTGCAAACATACGTGTATTTCTCTGTGTCACCCGTCTAGGCCTTGCCCTGATACCAGATGCACATTTCCAGTGACTATTACTTGCTCATGTGGTCGAATGACAGCAAAAGTTCCATGTCATGCCGGAGGTAACAATATCAGAGCTGATCCAGTCTTTGAAGCTTCTATTTATCACAAATTGCCTGCTCCCCTTCAGCCAACAGAGTCACATTTGACCAGAGTTCCAATGGGCCAGAGAAAGCTTGCATGTGATGATGAATGTGCAAAGTTGGAGAGGAAGAAGACTCTAGCAAATGCCTTCGACATTTCAACAACAGTTGATGTACAAGAGGTGAATGGAAAAACATCAGAAATGCTTGCTGACTTGATTCGGAGAGAGCCTCAATGGGTCTCAGATGTTGAAGATAGGTTTAAATATTTAGTTCTGGGAAGGACAAAAATAAACACAAACGGTATTCGTGTCCACATTTTTAATGCTGTGCCAAAGGAGAAAAGGGACATATTGAAGCTACTTGCAGGAAGGTGGAATCTTTCTGTATTTTGGGCTGGATGGGAACCAAGACGCTTTTTAATTGTACAGGTCACACAAAAGTCAAGAGCCCCAGCACGCAACCTGTTACTTAATGGTCCATTGCAAACCACAGGGCAGGTGCAACCTCCCATTTTTAATTCATTGGTAGACATGGATCCGAGGCTTGTATTTGCCTTATTTGGTTTACCAAGAGAAACAGATGTCAGTGTAAGCTCCCTGATTCTGAGATTCGGTGGGGAGTGTGAACTTGTTTGGCTGAATGACAAGAATGCATTAGCCATATTTACAGACATGACAAGGGCTGCAACGGCTATGAGACGTGTGGCCCATGCAACTGCATATCAGGGTGCTGTCAATCAAACGAGCACACCAATAGGTTAG